The following are encoded together in the Kribbella sp. CA-293567 genome:
- a CDS encoding SigE family RNA polymerase sigma factor has translation MSEDDFSDYVAARWAGLVRSAVLLGCGQAEAEDLVQSALERCLLKWERVRVAEDRHAYVHRILINLFLSSRRRRWTGEKPAAVLPDRPGIDQTAGVDDYDAVMRALDRLTEEQRTAVVLRYYAHLSEEQMASVLGVASGTVKSRLARALKTLARDPNLAELRGI, from the coding sequence ATGAGTGAGGACGACTTCAGTGACTATGTGGCCGCGCGCTGGGCGGGGCTGGTGCGGTCGGCTGTGCTGCTGGGGTGTGGGCAGGCTGAGGCCGAGGATCTGGTGCAGAGCGCGCTGGAGCGGTGCCTGCTGAAGTGGGAGCGGGTGCGGGTGGCCGAGGACCGGCATGCCTATGTGCATCGGATCCTGATCAACCTCTTCCTCTCGTCGCGACGGAGGCGGTGGACGGGTGAGAAGCCGGCGGCTGTGCTGCCCGATCGACCAGGGATCGACCAGACGGCAGGCGTCGACGACTACGACGCGGTGATGCGGGCGCTCGATCGGTTGACCGAAGAGCAGCGCACGGCCGTCGTACTGCGGTACTACGCGCATCTGAGCGAGGAGCAGATGGCATCCGTGCTCGGAGTCGCCTCCGGCACCGTGAAGAGCCGGCTGGCAAGGGCGCTGAAAACGCTGG
- a CDS encoding DMT family transporter — protein MSNHSWPAYSRAGGAMFLVGSLAAVSGLVNDYPFYGGQAARYVVSAALLFAVAAARRIPLIRPTGRETLLLVALAATGLVLFNLFVIEGTRHANPAVVGTIVGTVPIVLALAGPLMRRTRPSGRIILAASIVVAGTVLVSGFGTSDPQGILYSVGALACEACFSLLALPLLVRLGPVRVSAYTAATSVPMLLGLGLLTDGSGFLRTPSLAELGGLAYLAVLVSGVAFLLWYRALPMLGADRAGLFAGIIPVGTITTSLVLGFGLPASGELAGVALVIVGLLVGLYRPRVTAPPAGRPKVDIL, from the coding sequence ATGAGCAACCATTCCTGGCCTGCGTACAGCCGTGCGGGCGGCGCGATGTTCCTGGTCGGCAGCCTCGCGGCCGTCTCCGGTCTCGTGAACGACTATCCCTTCTACGGCGGGCAGGCAGCGCGCTACGTGGTCTCGGCGGCCCTGCTGTTCGCCGTCGCCGCGGCGCGGCGCATCCCGCTGATCCGGCCCACCGGCCGCGAGACCCTGCTGCTGGTCGCGCTCGCCGCGACCGGACTGGTGCTGTTCAACCTGTTCGTGATCGAGGGCACGCGGCACGCGAACCCGGCCGTCGTCGGGACGATCGTCGGCACGGTGCCGATCGTCCTCGCGCTCGCGGGACCGTTGATGCGGCGTACCCGGCCCTCTGGGCGAATCATTCTCGCCGCGTCGATCGTGGTGGCCGGCACGGTTCTGGTGTCCGGGTTCGGAACGTCGGATCCGCAGGGCATCCTGTACTCCGTGGGCGCGCTCGCCTGCGAGGCCTGCTTCTCCTTGCTGGCCCTGCCGCTGCTGGTCCGGCTCGGCCCGGTGCGAGTGTCGGCCTACACCGCGGCCACCTCGGTGCCGATGCTGCTCGGCCTTGGACTGCTGACCGACGGGTCCGGCTTTCTGCGAACTCCCAGCCTGGCCGAGTTGGGCGGCTTGGCCTATCTCGCCGTACTGGTGAGTGGCGTCGCCTTCCTGCTCTGGTACCGCGCGCTGCCGATGCTCGGGGCCGATCGGGCCGGGCTGTTCGCGGGGATCATCCCGGTCGGCACGATCACCACCTCCCTGGTGCTCGGCTTCGGTCTGCCGGCGTCCGGCGAGCTCGCTGGAGTGGCGTTGGTGATCGTCGGTCTGCTGGTCGGCTTGTACCGGCCGCGGGTGACCGCGCCGCCTGCCGGCCGGCCGAAAGTTGACATACTCTGA
- a CDS encoding sigma-70 family RNA polymerase sigma factor, whose product MSETSLDPAADLTRARQGDDAAFTRLVAPLRRELHAHCYRMLGSSHDADDALQDALLRAWKAIARFEGRSTLRSWLYTVATRTCLDLVESRGRRALPMDLGPSSERAVLDDPPLTEIAWLGPYSVSDLGGAPVARYEQREAVELAFVAALQHLPGNQRAALLLFEVLGFSTAEIATMMDTSTASVNSALQRARRIVADKVPAVSQQQTVRELGNDRIQQLVADYSTALEQGDADRLVALLTEDVTWSMPPLGHWYSGITAVMDFATEIPLTRCPSWHSLVTTANGQPAVACYLGMSPDSEHTAWSINVLTFREGKIAAVTSFIGAEHFPLFGLPPVH is encoded by the coding sequence GTGAGCGAAACTTCTCTCGACCCGGCGGCCGACCTCACCCGAGCCCGGCAGGGCGACGACGCCGCCTTCACCCGGCTGGTCGCGCCGCTGCGTCGCGAACTCCATGCCCACTGCTACCGGATGCTGGGCTCGTCGCACGACGCCGACGATGCTCTGCAGGACGCTCTCCTGCGCGCCTGGAAGGCCATCGCCCGGTTCGAGGGACGCAGTACGCTCCGCTCCTGGCTCTACACCGTCGCCACCCGCACCTGCCTCGACCTGGTCGAGAGCCGCGGCCGGCGCGCGCTCCCGATGGACCTCGGCCCGTCGAGTGAGCGCGCGGTACTGGACGACCCGCCGCTCACCGAGATCGCCTGGCTCGGCCCGTACTCCGTGAGCGATCTCGGCGGCGCCCCCGTCGCCCGCTACGAGCAGCGCGAAGCGGTCGAGCTCGCCTTCGTCGCCGCCCTGCAACATCTTCCCGGCAACCAGCGCGCCGCGCTGCTGCTCTTCGAAGTACTCGGCTTCAGCACCGCCGAGATCGCCACGATGATGGACACCTCGACCGCCTCGGTGAACAGCGCGCTCCAGCGCGCCCGCCGGATCGTGGCCGACAAGGTGCCCGCCGTCAGCCAGCAACAGACCGTCCGCGAGCTGGGCAACGACCGCATCCAGCAGCTCGTCGCGGACTACTCGACCGCCCTGGAGCAGGGTGACGCCGACCGCCTGGTCGCGTTGCTCACCGAGGACGTCACCTGGTCGATGCCGCCACTGGGTCACTGGTACTCCGGCATCACTGCGGTGATGGACTTCGCGACCGAGATCCCGCTGACCAGATGCCCGAGCTGGCACAGCCTCGTCACCACGGCCAACGGCCAGCCCGCCGTCGCCTGCTACCTGGGCATGAGCCCCGACAGCGAGCACACCGCCTGGTCGATCAACGTCCTCACCTTTCGCGAGGGAAAGATCGCTGCCGTCACCTCGTTCATCGGCGCCGAGCACTTCCCTCTCTTCGGATTGCCGCCGGTGCACTGA
- a CDS encoding maleylpyruvate isomerase family mycothiol-dependent enzyme — protein sequence MNEIMGWVEAERLSFADLLDDLRDDEWTVDSLCAGWTVQDVAAHLTLSTRLTLGMAIWGAIKARGSFDRMEADLARKRATRFGRAELIEQIRSTAGSERHAPGSSPIDCLLDALVHGQDIARPLGRPRPMPVEPTIAALEHVRTSAFYGARKRLRGVKLVATDVDWSGGEGPDELHAPLADLILLASGRPAGLTNATGPGRARIAL from the coding sequence ATGAACGAGATCATGGGCTGGGTGGAGGCCGAGCGGTTGTCCTTCGCGGACCTGCTGGACGACCTGCGCGACGACGAGTGGACGGTGGACTCGCTCTGCGCCGGATGGACGGTGCAGGACGTGGCGGCGCATCTGACGCTGTCGACCCGGCTGACGCTGGGGATGGCGATCTGGGGCGCGATCAAGGCGCGCGGCAGCTTCGACCGGATGGAGGCCGACCTGGCCCGTAAGCGCGCGACCCGGTTCGGCCGCGCCGAGCTGATCGAGCAGATCCGCTCCACTGCCGGATCGGAGCGGCACGCCCCGGGCTCCAGCCCGATCGACTGCCTGCTCGACGCGCTCGTCCACGGTCAGGACATCGCCCGCCCACTCGGCCGCCCGCGCCCGATGCCGGTCGAGCCGACCATCGCGGCGCTCGAACACGTCCGGACCAGCGCCTTCTACGGCGCCCGCAAACGCCTCCGCGGCGTGAAGCTGGTGGCGACCGACGTCGACTGGTCAGGCGGCGAAGGCCCCGACGAACTCCACGCCCCGCTCGCGGACCTGATCCTGCTCGCCTCCGGCCGCCCGGCCGGCCTGACCAACGCCACCGGCCCGGGCCGCGCGCGGATCGCCCTCTGA
- a CDS encoding MFS transporter, with product MSAQLEPNLVAGDPRSNRSLVVGALAVTQTVGYGVLYYVFGVFLGPMSSDLRISTATSAGALTFAILVSCVMSVPVGRWLDRRGAQLLMTTGSLLGSVAVLGWSQVQNVVQLYAVFGLIGVASAMVLYGPAIAVLVAVLEPKRRATALLVVTMVAGLASTIFIPLAGQLIRAHGWRHALLILGLLHNLVTVPLHGLALRHTRPAPARSGDDRVQRGRAIRAAFRDGGFWLITVGFVLHSGAIAIVSVHLVLFLVDLGYQPAVAAGLTGLLGVYSVTGRIVTSVLQRWLDMSTIAARTFLIQCFAIGVLPLLGRHPLGAAVCILLFGLGFGVSTLATPAILLERYGAAGYGTISGALATPVLAARAIGPLGAALLAGTAGYRFTMIPVALACVVAGLCLTFSRYIPKPA from the coding sequence GTGTCTGCGCAGCTCGAGCCGAACCTCGTCGCCGGTGACCCGCGCAGCAACCGCTCGCTGGTGGTCGGCGCGCTCGCCGTCACCCAGACCGTCGGCTACGGAGTTCTGTACTACGTCTTCGGCGTGTTCCTCGGCCCGATGAGCTCGGACCTGCGAATCTCCACGGCCACCTCGGCCGGCGCGCTCACCTTCGCGATCCTGGTCAGCTGCGTGATGTCGGTCCCGGTCGGCCGCTGGCTCGACCGGCGAGGTGCGCAGCTGCTGATGACAACAGGCTCGCTGCTCGGTAGCGTCGCGGTCCTTGGCTGGTCGCAGGTGCAGAACGTCGTCCAGTTGTACGCCGTGTTCGGGCTGATCGGAGTCGCGTCGGCGATGGTCCTCTACGGTCCGGCCATCGCGGTCCTGGTCGCGGTACTGGAACCGAAACGGCGGGCCACCGCGCTGCTGGTCGTGACCATGGTCGCCGGGCTGGCGAGCACGATCTTCATCCCGCTGGCGGGTCAGTTGATCCGCGCGCACGGCTGGCGGCATGCGCTCCTGATCCTCGGGCTGCTCCACAACCTGGTGACGGTTCCGCTGCACGGCCTCGCACTCCGCCACACCCGGCCGGCGCCGGCGAGGTCGGGGGACGACCGGGTGCAGCGCGGTCGTGCGATCCGGGCCGCCTTTCGCGACGGCGGTTTCTGGCTGATCACGGTCGGATTCGTCCTGCACAGCGGTGCGATCGCCATCGTCTCGGTCCATCTGGTGCTGTTCCTGGTGGACCTCGGCTACCAGCCGGCCGTCGCGGCCGGCCTGACCGGACTGCTCGGCGTGTACTCCGTCACCGGCCGGATCGTCACCTCTGTGCTGCAACGGTGGCTCGACATGTCGACGATCGCCGCCCGGACCTTCCTGATCCAGTGTTTCGCGATCGGCGTGCTGCCGCTGCTCGGCCGGCATCCGCTCGGCGCGGCCGTCTGCATCCTGCTGTTCGGCCTCGGTTTCGGCGTCTCGACCCTGGCTACGCCCGCCATCCTGCTCGAACGGTACGGCGCGGCCGGCTACGGCACGATCTCGGGAGCACTCGCCACTCCGGTGCTGGCGGCCAGAGCAATCGGCCCGCTCGGCGCCGCGCTGCTGGCCGGTACCGCGGGCTACCGGTTCACGATGATCCCGGTGGCGCTGGCGTGCGTGGTCGCCGGCCTCTGCCTGACCTTCAGCCGCTATATTCCCAAGCCGGCCTGA
- a CDS encoding discoidin domain-containing protein, translated as MKKRTKISAVLLPVLLVVGLGAAQATAGTTADSLLSRQKPVLTSSNEDGVLTGEKAVDGSTSTRWGSLEGVDPQWISVDLGQPAAINRVKLLWEAAYGKAYRIEVSNDGTNFTTVKSVTSGNGGTDDLTGLGARGRYVRLVGTQRATSYGYSLYELEVYGTVDSSGDTQAPSVPSGLAASGITATSANLSWTASTDNVGVSGYDVLRNGTVVGSSATTQFNDTGLTADTSYQYTVRAKDLAGNVSGASTAITVKTSVGGGTGSFVLAAAGDIADQCTASSSSCIHPKTANVVDFIKPANVITMGDNQYDDAHLSDFRNYYDKSWGRFKSITKPIPGNHETYSSPAFAGYEQYFGSAIAKPQGKRYYSWDKGNWHFVAIDSNDFSGENGLAEPAQLTWLKADLAANTKGCIAVYYHHPRFSSGDHGDNEAVVPLWETVVNAKADLVLNGHDHHYERFLPQDKNGNVNSNGPVQIIGGTGGKTLYPVTSGHPSTAKLLETFGVLKLSMTDNTFQSTLLGLNNQVLDASPTYTCH; from the coding sequence ATGAAGAAACGCACGAAGATTTCCGCAGTGTTGTTACCGGTATTACTGGTGGTCGGCCTCGGTGCCGCGCAGGCCACCGCCGGAACGACGGCAGATTCCCTGCTGTCGCGGCAGAAGCCGGTGCTCACCTCCAGCAACGAGGACGGTGTCCTGACCGGCGAGAAGGCTGTCGACGGCAGTACTTCGACCCGCTGGGGCAGCCTGGAAGGCGTCGATCCGCAGTGGATCAGCGTCGATCTCGGTCAGCCGGCCGCGATCAACCGGGTGAAACTGCTCTGGGAGGCCGCCTACGGCAAGGCCTACCGGATCGAGGTCTCCAACGACGGGACCAACTTCACCACCGTGAAGTCGGTGACCAGCGGCAACGGTGGCACCGACGACCTGACCGGTCTCGGCGCCCGTGGCCGGTACGTCCGCCTGGTCGGGACCCAGCGAGCCACCAGCTACGGCTACTCGCTGTACGAACTGGAGGTCTACGGCACCGTCGACTCCAGCGGTGACACCCAGGCGCCGAGCGTGCCGTCCGGCCTCGCGGCCAGCGGCATCACGGCCACCTCGGCGAACCTGTCGTGGACCGCTTCGACCGACAACGTCGGCGTGAGCGGGTACGACGTACTGCGCAACGGCACCGTGGTGGGGTCGAGTGCCACCACGCAGTTCAACGACACCGGCCTGACCGCCGACACGTCGTACCAGTACACGGTGCGGGCCAAGGACCTGGCCGGCAACGTCTCGGGTGCGAGTACCGCGATCACGGTCAAGACCAGTGTGGGCGGAGGCACCGGGAGCTTCGTCCTGGCCGCCGCCGGCGACATCGCCGACCAGTGCACCGCGTCCAGCTCCAGCTGCATCCACCCGAAGACCGCCAACGTGGTCGACTTCATCAAGCCGGCCAACGTGATCACGATGGGAGACAACCAGTACGACGACGCCCACCTGTCGGACTTCCGGAACTACTACGACAAGAGCTGGGGCCGGTTCAAGTCCATCACCAAGCCGATCCCCGGCAACCACGAGACCTACAGCTCGCCGGCGTTCGCCGGGTACGAGCAGTACTTCGGCAGTGCGATCGCGAAGCCGCAGGGCAAGCGGTACTACAGCTGGGACAAGGGGAACTGGCACTTCGTCGCCATCGACTCCAACGACTTCAGCGGTGAGAACGGTCTGGCCGAGCCGGCGCAGCTGACCTGGCTGAAGGCCGACCTGGCGGCGAACACCAAGGGCTGCATCGCGGTCTACTACCACCACCCGCGGTTCAGCTCCGGTGACCACGGCGACAACGAAGCCGTCGTCCCGCTGTGGGAGACCGTGGTCAACGCCAAGGCCGATCTGGTCCTGAACGGCCACGACCACCACTACGAACGCTTCCTGCCGCAGGACAAGAACGGCAACGTCAACTCCAACGGTCCGGTCCAGATCATCGGTGGTACCGGTGGCAAGACGCTCTATCCGGTCACCTCGGGCCACCCGTCGACCGCCAAGCTCCTCGAGACCTTCGGGGTGCTGAAGCTGTCGATGACCGACAACACCTTCCAGAGCACGCTGCTGGGTCTCAACAACCAGGTGCTCGACGCCAGCCCGACCTACACCTGCCACTGA
- a CDS encoding 1-aminocyclopropane-1-carboxylate deaminase — MSLSDFPRHPLTFGPSPVHPLRRLSEHLGGAAIWAKREDCNSGLAFGGNKTRKLEYLVPDALAQGATHLVTIGGVQSNHTRQVAAVAASLGLRARLVQESWVDWPDAVNDRVGNILLSRIMGAEVELVDAGFGIGFKESWENALTEIRREGGVPYAIPAGASDHPLGGLGFANWADEVQAQEEALGVFFDTIVVCSVTGSTHAGMIAGFAGQDRPRRVIGIDASAKLGETRAQVEKIARNTAGLIGLGRDLRDDEITVLEGWAGDYYGIPVRSTLDAIRLTGSLEGVILDPVYEGKSMAGLIDLVRSTEIPRDSTVLYAHLGGQLALNAYSALFKS, encoded by the coding sequence ATGAGCCTGAGCGACTTCCCGCGTCATCCCCTCACCTTCGGGCCGAGCCCTGTTCACCCGCTCAGGCGGCTGTCCGAGCACCTGGGCGGAGCCGCGATCTGGGCCAAGCGGGAGGACTGCAACTCCGGTCTCGCCTTCGGCGGCAACAAGACCCGCAAACTCGAGTACCTCGTCCCCGACGCGCTCGCTCAGGGCGCGACGCACCTGGTCACGATCGGGGGCGTCCAGTCCAACCACACCCGGCAGGTGGCGGCCGTCGCCGCCTCACTCGGACTGCGCGCCCGGCTGGTGCAGGAGAGCTGGGTCGACTGGCCGGACGCGGTGAACGACCGGGTCGGCAACATCCTGCTCTCGCGCATCATGGGCGCCGAGGTCGAGCTGGTCGACGCCGGTTTCGGCATCGGCTTCAAGGAGAGCTGGGAGAACGCGCTGACGGAGATCCGGCGCGAGGGCGGCGTACCGTACGCGATCCCCGCCGGCGCCTCCGACCACCCGCTCGGCGGCCTCGGTTTCGCGAACTGGGCAGACGAGGTACAGGCTCAGGAGGAGGCGCTGGGCGTCTTCTTCGACACCATCGTGGTCTGCTCGGTGACCGGCTCTACCCACGCCGGCATGATCGCGGGCTTCGCCGGCCAGGACCGGCCCCGCCGGGTGATCGGCATCGACGCCTCCGCCAAGCTCGGCGAGACCCGCGCCCAGGTCGAGAAGATCGCCCGCAACACCGCCGGCCTGATCGGCCTCGGCCGCGACCTGCGCGACGACGAGATCACCGTCCTGGAGGGCTGGGCCGGCGACTACTACGGCATCCCGGTCCGCTCCACCCTGGACGCCATCCGCCTCACCGGCTCCCTCGAAGGCGTCATCCTCGACCCGGTCTACGAAGGCAAGTCGATGGCGGGCCTGATCGACCTGGTCCGCAGTACCGAGATCCCCCGCGACTCCACCGTCCTCTACGCCCACCTCGGCGGCCAACTGGCCCTCAACGCCTACTCGGCCCTCTTCAAGTCCTGA
- a CDS encoding ABC transporter permease, whose protein sequence is MNPRLAAVRIGWRRGLVELRQSFTNPGELVSHFLWPVLMLVALYFLRDRSFGTTGFGLGALALPSMLGMNAAMGMVSMSQQLTADREDGTLLRAKATPNGMIGYLTGKVVSVAGGLLADLVILLVPGLLLIGGLAVDRPGAWLTLLWVLLLGLLATLPIGAILGSVFTSARSQGLLQLPILALIAISGIFYPVTALPGWLEWLAQVTPIYWLGLGMRSALLPGDAVAVEVGESWRHLETVGVLGAWGVLGLLVAPVVLRRMARRESGSSVAGRREKALQRLG, encoded by the coding sequence ATGAACCCGCGCCTGGCGGCGGTCCGGATCGGCTGGCGGCGCGGCCTGGTCGAGTTGCGCCAGTCGTTCACGAACCCCGGAGAGCTGGTCAGCCACTTCCTCTGGCCGGTGCTGATGCTGGTCGCGCTGTATTTCCTGCGGGACAGGTCGTTCGGGACGACCGGCTTCGGGCTGGGCGCGCTCGCCCTGCCGAGCATGCTCGGGATGAACGCGGCAATGGGCATGGTCAGCATGAGTCAGCAGCTCACCGCGGATCGTGAGGACGGCACCTTGTTGCGGGCCAAGGCGACGCCGAACGGAATGATCGGCTACCTGACCGGCAAGGTCGTCTCGGTCGCGGGTGGGTTGCTCGCCGATCTGGTGATCCTGCTGGTTCCGGGCCTGCTGCTCATCGGCGGCCTGGCGGTCGATCGGCCGGGTGCGTGGCTGACCCTGCTCTGGGTGTTGCTGCTCGGGCTGCTGGCGACGCTGCCGATCGGCGCGATCCTCGGGTCGGTGTTCACCAGCGCGCGATCCCAGGGACTGCTCCAGTTGCCGATCCTCGCGCTGATTGCGATCTCGGGGATCTTCTACCCGGTCACCGCGCTGCCGGGATGGCTCGAGTGGCTCGCGCAGGTGACCCCGATCTACTGGCTCGGCCTCGGGATGCGGTCCGCGTTGCTACCGGGCGATGCGGTGGCTGTCGAGGTGGGGGAGTCGTGGCGGCACCTCGAGACGGTCGGGGTGCTGGGGGCGTGGGGTGTGCTGGGGTTGCTGGTGGCTCCCGTCGTACTGCGGAGGATGGCGCGCCGTGAGTCGGGCTCGAGCGTGGCCGGCCGTCGGGAGAAGGCGCTGCAACGGCTGGGGTGA
- a CDS encoding dihydrolipoyl dehydrogenase family protein, with protein MGTTEYDVIVLGAGAVGENVADRAIQGGLTAVIVESELVGGECSYWACMPSKALLRSAQVLRAARHVRGAAQAVTGEVDVQAVLDRRDDFTSHWKDDGQVAWLNSAGISLVRGHGRITGEKTVTVGDTVLTARHAVVVSTGSDALVPGIPGLRDADPWTSRDATSVKVVPHSLAIIGGGVVAVEMATAYAGFGTTVTVIARSKLLEAMEPFAGEMVTEGLRGLGATVLLDTETKSVQRVDGEVVLELGDGSTVRAQEVLVATGRTPRTGDIGLETIGLKPGSWLDVDDTLQVRGFDWLYAAGDANHRALLTHQGKYQARAAGDVIAARANGKPVSDAQWGTHVATADKQAVPQVTFSEPEVASIGLTAAGAQAAGYQTRVVDYEIGNVAGASVFADGYKGTARMVVDEQRKVILGVTFVGPDVADLLHAATIAMVGEVPIDRLWHAVPAYPTVNEIWLRLLETYGRP; from the coding sequence ATGGGAACTACGGAGTACGACGTCATCGTGCTGGGTGCCGGCGCGGTCGGAGAGAACGTTGCGGACCGGGCGATCCAGGGCGGTCTGACAGCGGTGATCGTGGAGAGCGAACTCGTCGGCGGCGAGTGCTCCTACTGGGCCTGTATGCCGTCGAAGGCGCTGCTGCGCTCCGCCCAGGTACTGCGCGCCGCGCGGCACGTCCGCGGTGCGGCGCAGGCGGTGACCGGTGAGGTGGACGTCCAGGCGGTGCTCGACCGGCGCGACGACTTCACCAGCCACTGGAAGGACGACGGGCAGGTCGCGTGGCTGAACAGTGCCGGGATCTCGCTGGTCCGCGGCCACGGCCGGATCACCGGGGAGAAGACGGTGACCGTCGGGGACACGGTGCTCACCGCCCGGCACGCCGTCGTCGTGTCGACCGGATCCGACGCGCTGGTGCCCGGCATCCCGGGGCTGCGCGACGCCGATCCGTGGACCAGCCGCGACGCGACCAGCGTGAAGGTGGTGCCGCACAGCCTGGCGATCATCGGGGGTGGGGTGGTCGCCGTCGAGATGGCGACGGCGTACGCCGGCTTCGGTACGACGGTGACCGTGATCGCGCGCAGCAAGTTGCTCGAGGCAATGGAACCGTTCGCGGGCGAGATGGTGACCGAGGGGCTGCGCGGACTGGGCGCCACCGTGCTGCTGGACACCGAGACCAAGAGCGTGCAGCGAGTGGACGGCGAGGTCGTGCTGGAGCTCGGTGACGGCTCGACCGTCAGGGCGCAGGAGGTGCTGGTGGCCACCGGCCGGACTCCGCGCACCGGCGACATCGGGCTGGAGACCATCGGTTTGAAGCCGGGCAGCTGGCTGGACGTGGACGACACGTTGCAGGTCCGGGGCTTCGACTGGCTGTACGCCGCCGGCGACGCCAACCACCGCGCGCTGCTGACTCATCAAGGCAAGTACCAGGCTCGTGCCGCCGGCGACGTGATCGCCGCCCGCGCGAACGGCAAGCCGGTCTCCGACGCGCAGTGGGGCACCCATGTCGCGACGGCCGACAAGCAGGCCGTGCCGCAGGTGACCTTCAGCGAACCCGAGGTGGCCTCGATCGGCCTCACCGCCGCCGGGGCGCAGGCCGCGGGGTACCAGACCCGGGTCGTCGACTACGAGATCGGCAACGTCGCCGGGGCGAGTGTGTTCGCCGACGGCTACAAGGGCACCGCCCGGATGGTGGTCGACGAGCAGCGCAAGGTGATTCTCGGCGTCACCTTCGTCGGTCCGGACGTCGCGGATCTGTTGCATGCGGCAACCATCGCGATGGTCGGCGAGGTGCCGATCGACCGGCTGTGGCACGCCGTACCGGCGTACCCGACGGTCAACGAGATCTGGTTGCGGCTGCTGGAGACCTACGGGCGACCGTAG
- a CDS encoding MFS transporter, producing the protein MYLAETRGSTSTKVDRKWRRVPANVVALGVVSLVTDISSEMVTAILPLYLVIGLGLNPLQFGLLDGLYAGATAVLRLVGGHVADRWRRLKAVAGIGYGLSAVSKLGLLAAGSSVAAIGGVLALDRAGKGIRTAPRDALISLSTKPENLGRAFGIHRAMDTVGALLGPLVAAAVLWASFGDFDAVFVGSFCIAGCGVLLLVLLVKDRPRTGPAVAVPLRGMLSLLGIKSFRRCCGWAAMLGLVTITDSFVYLALQRRWDVSTALFPLLPIGTAGTFLLLAVPFGRLADKIGRWKLFLAGHAALVLALVLLCGPVTSPWLAVAALALHGAFYAATDGVLPAAAGPLLPEHLRASGLALLQTGQALARMVSAVLVGLVWTLWDLRPALLLTTAALLVVVIAAAVVRPWKEA; encoded by the coding sequence ATGTATCTCGCCGAGACTCGCGGTAGTACCTCGACCAAGGTCGATCGTAAGTGGCGCCGGGTGCCTGCCAACGTGGTAGCACTTGGGGTGGTCAGTCTGGTCACCGACATCTCCTCGGAGATGGTGACGGCGATTCTGCCGCTCTATCTGGTGATCGGGCTCGGCCTCAACCCCCTGCAGTTCGGTCTGCTGGACGGGCTGTACGCCGGAGCGACCGCGGTACTGCGACTTGTCGGCGGGCACGTGGCCGATCGCTGGCGGCGGCTCAAAGCCGTCGCCGGCATCGGCTACGGGTTGTCAGCGGTCAGCAAGCTGGGACTGCTGGCGGCCGGCTCCTCGGTCGCCGCGATCGGGGGAGTCCTGGCGCTGGACCGGGCGGGCAAAGGGATCCGTACGGCGCCCCGCGACGCGCTCATCTCGCTGAGTACCAAGCCCGAGAACCTGGGAAGGGCGTTCGGTATCCATCGAGCGATGGACACCGTCGGGGCCCTGCTGGGCCCGCTGGTGGCAGCAGCGGTGCTGTGGGCGAGCTTCGGCGATTTCGATGCTGTCTTCGTCGGCAGTTTCTGCATCGCCGGGTGCGGCGTACTGCTCTTGGTGTTGCTGGTGAAGGATCGGCCCCGAACCGGTCCTGCCGTGGCCGTCCCGCTCCGGGGCATGCTCAGCCTGCTGGGGATCAAATCCTTTCGCCGGTGCTGCGGCTGGGCGGCGATGCTCGGCCTCGTGACGATCACCGACTCCTTCGTCTACCTCGCCTTGCAGCGTCGGTGGGATGTCAGTACGGCGTTGTTCCCACTGTTGCCGATCGGCACGGCCGGAACCTTCCTGCTGCTGGCCGTTCCGTTCGGCCGGCTGGCCGACAAGATCGGTCGCTGGAAGCTCTTCCTGGCCGGGCATGCGGCGCTGGTTCTCGCGCTCGTTCTGCTTTGTGGTCCGGTGACGAGTCCCTGGCTGGCCGTTGCCGCACTGGCCCTGCACGGTGCCTTCTACGCCGCGACCGACGGCGTACTGCCGGCCGCGGCCGGTCCTCTACTCCCTGAACATCTGCGGGCGAGTGGGCTCGCGTTGCTCCAGACAGGTCAAGCGCTGGCCCGGATGGTGTCGGCCGTGCTCGTGGGCCTGGTGTGGACACTGTGGGACCTGCGTCCTGCCCTGCTGCTGACGACTGCCGCGCTGCTGGTGGTCGTGATCGCCGCCGCCGTCGTGCGGCCATGGAAGGAAGCATGA